The Triticum urartu cultivar G1812 chromosome 6, Tu2.1, whole genome shotgun sequence genome includes the window atagtttcggtccgtaagataaagtcGGATGTCAATGACTTAAACATCAAAGTTATTCCATTCGACGACGCGAAATTTTTCATGCTAAAAAACTCTTTCACTCTctatcttgccaaaatcaggtgtcaacagaTGAAGCGCCCGCTCCCTTCTCTCTCCACCCTTCTCTTCCCTCCAGCTCAGATTTCAATGACATGGAATGGCTTACAGCCAGCTGACTAGGacctattgtacttgctctaaagATGACGTGTGGCTACAAAACAAAAAATATATGCACGGCCCAAGCTACAAAAAGATCAAACATCAATTCCTAGGGAAATATAAAAACTACTTACCTGTCTGCTTAGTAGACAAAGAAAAACTACACGTACATCCACTAAAAAAACTACGTGTACAAATTATGCGTCCTCAAGCGCCAGCTAACAAAAACTGCGCTGACAAAAAACAAAATGAATCTATGCCTGATTAAAAAATAAATCTCAATGTACAAAAAGAAGACCTTGCCGAGTAAAATAAATTAGGCAACTTACAAAATTCTCGCCCCAATAGCTTCTTGATACACCACTACCAATGTCATATACTTTGATATTTGAAATCTTCTAATTATCACATGAGTAGACAAATATACATAAATTGTTATGCATAAAAAATATGAATATAATCATCTTAATAAATATCAATTGAAAGAATATCATTCTGCAAAGGCAGATTCTTGAATAGGATTGTTTCACAACCGCATCCATTAATTTAAAAGTTTACTATCTAATATGATGCTAGATAGATAAAGCCTCAATTAAGTATAACATTGTGTTTGTTGGTTAAGTTAGGAGCACTTACTAAGGTACTAAAAGAGAAATATATATTATATATGGTTTGAGTAGCATTGTAGTAGTGGTGCATATACATATGCGCACAACAATAAAGTAATATATAGGTATGCAAAATTATGCCTGAGCGTAAAATGGTTTATCGTGCGCGCTGACCCATGTTGCAAGTTCCACCGCGTTCTGCCTGGCTAAACCGACCCTACCGTGGTGCGTGCAGGTTCCATCCCACGCTGCATTACCAAATCAACCGTAATTTCCCATCCCTCTGTAGTAATCTTAACCATATGTGTTACGATTCTCAAGTCCATACTAGTTGAAACTAGAAGAAACTATCTCTGTGTGGTAATAGCATGCATTATATAGTAATAACATGCACTCTTTGTAGTAAAAGCATTTACTAGCAATCCCACGTGCATTTGGCAATCAACAGTGATTTGGCATCCATCAATAGTAATCGAGCCATATGGTTTACGATTCCTATATACAGTACCAGTGATCGAGCCATACTAGTTAATTGTAAAAAATTGTCTTTGTGAGGTAAGAGCATGCATGTGTGTGGTAATAGCATGCACTCTTTGTAGTAAAAGCATCACTAGCCATCCCAGGTCGCTTCAGATGAAATGTAATTCGACATCCATCAGTAGTAATCTAGTTGTATGGTTTACGATTGCTAGGTCCATGCTAGTTGGTAGTAATCTCATCCATTTGTGTAGTAACATCATGCACTCTATATAGTAAAGGCATTATTTCAACTTGTGTAGTAAAGCATTTACTAGAAGCAACGATCTAATGATCTTTTTCATGGAAGCATTACTATGTGCACAACTTCATTTACGAGGAATCATATATATAAAAGGAAAGTAGGTTGGCTGTTTTGCATGGAGTGCTCCATGGCAACCGTAACTCATTTAATTTTGTTACGGTGCTTGCCAGAAATTTGACCGTGGTTAGCATGTTGGCCGATTTGCGGGGCTTGCTACTATGACATGAAGGCTTCATTCAGACCAGTGATGATACTTTGCGCAACATAAATGGGAAAGTAGAGGCACTCTTCCATATAATGAGGTTTATAATGTATGTGTTTATATTGTACTATAATTGTTTGAATAACTTAGCATATGTTCAGATGTATGATATCTGTAATTTAAGCGCTTGAATTTTAAATATAAATATAATATTCGCAGCCGCAACTACCATATTCGCAGCAGCAACCATTTCGACCACAACAACCATATCCACAACCGCAACCACAGTATTCGCAACCACAACAACCAATTTCGCatcagcagcaacagcaacaacaacaacaacaacaacaacaacaacaacaacaacaacaacaacaacaacaacaacaacaacaacaaatcCTTCAACAAATTTTGCAACAACAACTGATTCCATGCATGGATGTTGTATTGCAACAACACAACATAGCGCATGGAAGCTCACAATTTTTGCAACAAAGTACTTACCAGTTGTTGCAAGAATTGTGTTGTCAGCACCTATGGCAGATCCCTGAGCAGTCGCAGTGCCAAGCCATCCACAATGTTGTTCATGCTATTATTCTGCATCAacaaaaaaaacaacaacaacaaccatcGAGCCAGGTCTCCTTCCAACAGCCTCAGCAACAATATCCATCAGGACAGGGCTCCTTTCGGCCATCTCGGCAAAACCCACAGGCCCAGGGctctgtccagcctcaacaactGCCCCAGTTCGAGGAAATAAGGAACCTAGCGCTACAGACGCTACCTGCAATGTGCAATGTCTACATCCCTCCATATTGCACCATCGCGCCATTTGGCATCTTTGGTACTAACTGAGAAGAGAATAACTCTAGTACTAGATATATGAAACACCGTTTTCTTAGTCCATGGTTTGGTCGTTGTAGCGGTGAAAAAATAAAGTGACATGCACTATCATGTAAGAACCCGAACTATACTAGTTCAAACTTGGGAATAAAAGACAAACAAAGGTCTTGTCTACATATTTACGTTGCATTAATCTAAAGATAACAAAATGAGTCTGAAATTTGAATTAAATTGAAGTATTTTCTTGGCCTTTCAAATTGAGTATTATTAAAGTAGTAAGGACTATCCACATCCTTGGCTTGCCCCTGATCAATTATTTCCAGAGAAGCATTCAATTCATCAATCAATTACATTGATTTTTTTGGCTGGTACTTCTCCTCAACATCAGTATATTCATTGTGGCGGCAAGAATGAGGTACCGGTGCTCTAGAGGAGTGCCAGCTAACTGCCTCTCATGTGAAGGGGTACGGGCGCGGGAGAGGTATTTCTTGTGGGCCAAGGGACTAAGAAGCGACTATGGCACTGGTACAGATGCTCACAATGCCCCATAGTTTGTTTTTGGTTTACAGGAAAATGCACATCCATACCGGCCTGGGGAATATAGGACCGTATTGGATGGAAAACCATGTACGGATGGTTGCGAGTGGTTTGAGGGTTAGCTTTTGTAACTCTCGGTTAGTTATTCTATAGCAATTCCCTGCTAATGATGTcacgtcaccacgattactgttgttAGCCTCACAATTATTCAATCCCaatcaaattcaaattcaaaataaaggcaaacatcaaaattttcaaacattaaaactaaaatctTTGAGAGGTGACAAATAATGCAtaagtaattatggtggagaaaccacactttaataaaatgtttaaatactctaaaatgaaaaaaaacaaTGGCTTAAACTATTATTTAAATGCTTTTAAAATAGTAAAAATGTTCTAACTAAATTAATTGGGTACCAAACTTTTGGTGGCAATGGTATATTTAGTAGAACTAATTTAGATGCTAATTATATAATTTACAAAATTAGAGTAAATTGAAAAATAGGATAAAATAGAAAAGGAAAGACAAAACAAATAAAAGCAAAAGGGGGCAACCCCTCACTGGGCCTCGGCCTAGCTAGCCACTGGCTAGCTAGgccagccccgccgcctcccttaaccccctcccccccccactCCCCCATCAGACCCTAGCTCGATCGCCCCAGTTCCCCCACACCCCCTTGTCAGCCTCCCACCTCTTGATCTcatctggatcggggaggggaTCGCCCCCATTGACCTCGTCACCATCGCCGGATCGCCCACCGGCGTCGCCAGACCTCCTCCCCGCCGCCCATCTCCGGCTCACCTTCCCTCTCACTCCTCTTCCCCgacccgatctggatcgggaacAGGCAATGAGCCTGACACCCCCCCCCTTCACAGGCGTCGTCACCGTGCGCCACCACCACCGCCCGAAGACCTCGCCGTCACCGGACCTTGCGTcgcctcctcgtatccctcccgACTCGCGTCCTCAAGCCAGGCCGACCCCCTTCTCGGCAACGCTGTGAGCCGCCCCCCGTTTCCATCCTCTTTCCACCACGTTCACCACGACGCCCGCCGTGCCCCTTGTCGCGCGCACgcccaccaccgcgccagccccCGCTCCGCGCACGACCCTAGCCGAGCCCGCGCCGTGATCCCCTTGTCCGCCCCGCCTTCGTCCCGCGCTCGCCGCGGTCCCGATGCTCCCCCGCGCCCTCTTTCGGGGGCGCCGGCTGCCCCTGTCCTGCTGCTCGCCGCCGCGCCGTGCCACCGCTCTACTGCTACGTTACTACTGCGCTGCGGCCGCCGCCCCTTCCTGCTGCTTCGCCAGCGCCGAAGCTCCTGGTTTGCTCCGCCGCTGCTCATGCTTAACCGCCAGCCTAAACGGCCTAACCCCCCCGGCTAATGAACCCCCACTAACCCACTGACACCGGTACCCACATTCCCTAATTAACCATTTTTTGGAATTTTGATAATTTTTATAAAAGGATGAACATATTTAAAAGCATTATTTTTTTAAAGAAAGAAGAATCTGAAACACTCTGTATCTTAAAAAACACGCTCGGTGTCTGCCATTAAAAAAAAGATTGTTGATGTCCATACCAGGTAGTATAAAGTTGAGAAAGTCATAGGGATATCCTTTGATGGTGCCTCCTTCAACTTAGCACTACCATTGAGTGAAACAAAAATGGTGTAATTGTTTTTAGCAGGATATACAAATGATGGAATTGTTGTATACTATTCGAGAGTTCAGGGGGAAAAATATGATAGGCCCCTATCCAATAAACATTCCTCAAGACTCTTGTTCACATGGTCACAACATGTTCTAATATAACCAATTCCAGCACTCCCCATCACGGCTAAATTTCATATTGATGCACCATTGTCACATTCTCTCTACTCTTCATTCCTCCCTCTCTCCACCCTGTCTCACCAATGATGTCGGTGGCATCCAGAGTTGAGGAATATCTTAATTGTTAGCAAGTCCAGTTAGCTCCAAATATCTTCTCCCTTAAGAAATATTTATTTCCAATATTTCACTCATTTTTAATTATTGTATGTGACGATGTATTCATAAGATGTGGTAGGCACGAATATTAAACTATGACAGTAAAAACAAACAACGTCAACTAATTAGGGCAACTCCAACGCGCCGACACAAACTGTCTACATGTGTCCGTTTGGGCCACAAATAAATCACGGCCCAACACGACGACACAAATGGACGAGCGTTTGTTTTTTGTCCGCTTGAGATCTTTTTCATACCTAAATTTGGGCCGGGTTTGCGTCGGCGCGGACAAGAAGCAGACACGGGGGACACCCTCCCTTGTCCTCCCCCTGGCCTGCGAGTAGGTGGCACATTGGCCATTGCCCTTCTCTTCCATCGACAACCACCACACCTGGCTACCTCTCCCTCGCTGTTGCCGCCCGGTTCCCGTGCCCAGGCCGCCCCTCGCACCCACATACCACCCCAGCAGCAAGCCATACCTGACGACTATTCTTGCCGGCGTTGGTGGATAGTTTTCGCCGCCGTTGTAGCACCCCAACGTCCAGGCCACCCCTCACCTCCACCGCCAGCAGCAACACTCCCAGCGCGGCTACTATGAGATTTATATTTTATCTTTCAAATATATTTATGCTAATTTTAATTTTATTTGATTTGTAAACCATGAGATTTTATTTGGTTGTGAAACTATGAAATATTTGTATTTCGTTGAACTATGTGAACTTTGGacaatttttttatatatacaaaaAAAGCTGACTGGATACCGGCCGCACGGATGAAAATGTGTCAACGCGTTGGGCACACTACCAATCAAAATGTGAATAGGGTGAACAAAGCCAACAACACCGACCCAATGGACAAAAAATGACAAAATCCGCTGTGTTTACGTCGATGCCTTGGCGTTGCCCTCATACCAGTGctcatttagaaaaaaaatatCAATGCTCATTTAGGCCAAAAAAAATTGCAATCGGTGCTAGTGCTAGCACCTTCTGGTCGGCGCAGCCATTGAAAAGAACAAATCCACACCAACAAATTCCCACCGAGAAGCTCTCCACTGCATGTACTTTTTATTCTGCATCTCCATTCCTCTAGAGCAGCGGCGCTCTTTTCCTCTTCTATCCATCCATCCAGCGAGCCCACGAACCCCATTACTCCATGAGTGCTGCTCTTCTATCTATCTGTGCTCCAGCCACACCACACACGCGCCCGTGTCTTCCACAGCTCACGCCGTGGCGTTCCCCTATCTCTTCTTGCTCGTGGCGTCCAGATCGAGCACGGATGCGCGTGGTAAGCTCCTCCCACCCCGCCCCTGATCCCCTCTTTTGGTGTTTGTTCCGTTGACCCCATCTCTCTCTCCTGATTTCCCAGGCCCGTTGACCCCATCTCTCCGATTACCCGGGCCGTATCGCGCGCGACCGATGGCTGCTTCATGTTCGTTGGCTGGGCCTGTGCGCACGGGGCTGGCTGAGCGTGTGGCAGAGGCACGGCAGCGGTGCCCTGCTCAGGGTCGACCTCGGCGGCTGCTTGACGTGGCCGCGTGGATCTGGCGCCTGTTATGGGGCTTTGGGCCCAGATCTCGTTGGTGGGCGCTTGGATGAATTTTGCTGAACCATCATCTCGACTCTCTCTTCTTCAAGAAACAAAACATGCACTCCGAAGTGAGAGGCGTAAGAAAACTCCATTTGTTGCAGCCGTAAGGGAGGCATGGCTCGCCACAGCGGCATCCTCCTCATCCTGATTCTCCCCGTTATCGCCGGCACGGCGTCAGGGTCCACCTTGGTGGGTGACAGGTGCGCCGCGGGCTCGCAGTCCTCGTCTAGCGCCGGGATgcgcagcgcctcctgctccccGGTAGCCGGGGCCCCTCCTCCGCCACGTCTGCATACGAAGAAACGGAGGACACGCCAAAGGGATTTTTTGTTTTACCGAATCATTTTTCCCAAAGCCACTTATGTAGGTAGTGCGGGTTCAATTTCCAAAAAAAGAAGGGCCTTTTTGTAAAAGTGCCATGACGGGTGTGCGGGCAGAAGCAATAgatgctttattattaggtaaagatacAACGTCGGCTACGTGGAAGCCGACTGGCTTCAGTCGGCCATGGGTAAGCCGATAGGCCTCAATCGGCCGTGGGTAGGCCGACAAgtcgaaatcactaattaagaagtactcgttgcaaagaacacttcactttcccaggttgcgacaagtgatgcacatgcagcacgccacttgtcgcaacctggaagttttcctttttttcgtagattcgtttattcaaaatgttttaaATCGTATGTCCAAATCTCGAACCATTTTCATCATTAGATTCCTcacgtcgagatcttcaaaactagatcccatattgataggttttgacgaactttttttcatgaaaaaaaccggacgaaaaaaccgaaccgggagcacggtttttttcctttctgaaagaGGCACGCCCATGCCTCTTGCGAAAtcacacccgtgcctcttgtGGAAACAAAACCATGACTatcgtgaaagaaaaaaaaacagaaaacacgtttttttccattttcgagaggcacgaccgtgactctcgcgaaagcacaaccatgcctctcgcggaagcaaaaccgtaactctcgcgaaagaaaaaaaaataaaaaacgcgttttatttttcctttccgaaaggcacggccgtgatTTTCGCTAAAGCACAATCGTGCCTTTTGCGAAAAAAACCGTGACTTTCGCGGAAAAAGAACGTGTTTTTTTCGTGTAATTTTTTTTTAtcgaaaagctaaggaagaccggaagaaaaccaaaacgtcgaaaaaacCCAGGAAAAAAACCCTTTAAAAGCCGAAAACGTGTGCAGAAAAAAAATCCAGAGTGAGTGTCCAGAACGTGACACGTGGCGAATGACTGAGAACGCACCAAGTGACGCTGATCGTTGCGAGACTCCCGAAGAAACTTAACCATTTGCTCCACCGACAAGTGGCCGTCCCCCGTCACTGCCGCTCCACTCGGCCTGTGGGGCGTCCAGTCGGGCCCTGGGTAAGCCGATATTTCCCAGGAGTGCTCCTATACGCCGCTCGCTGCGGCAAGATGTCCCTGTTTCGCACAGGAGGAGGTTCGCGTGGGCCGGGCCATTCGATGTCCTTCGCCGAATGAAAGAGATGCCAAAAATAAAGGGAGCGACAGTTCCAGAATCGAACCCGCAAT containing:
- the LOC125517520 gene encoding alpha/beta-gliadin clone PTO-A10-like produces the protein YSQPQLPYSQQQPFRPQQPYPQPQPQYSQPQQPISHQQQQQQQQQQQQQQQQQQQQQQQQQQQQILQQILQQQLIPCMDVVLQQHNIAHGSSQFLQQSTYQLLQELCCQHLWQIPEQSQCQAIHNVVHAIILHQQKKQQQQPSSQVSFQQPQQQYPSGQGSFRPSRQNPQAQGSVQPQQLPQFEEIRNLALQTLPAMCNVYIPPYCTIAPFGIFGTN